In a single window of the Diabrotica undecimpunctata isolate CICGRU chromosome 11, icDiaUnde3, whole genome shotgun sequence genome:
- the LOC140452870 gene encoding uncharacterized protein — MENLNREHECRKFYKQVNTKRKVFKPQANQVKALNGILLNERVEVLERWQEYFSTLLNGESRAEGRYDIEIEQEDTELPTLEEINKAIQSLARNKLPGADNLPAEIFKCGGQTFVTLLHKLLI, encoded by the coding sequence ATGGAAAACCTTAATAGAGAACACGAATgcagaaaattttacaaacaggtaaacacaaaaagaaaagttttcaagCCACAAGCGAACCAAGTCAAGGCCCTTAACGGCATTCTTTTAAACGAGAGAGTGGAAGTACTAGAAAGATGGCAGGAATATTTTAGTACGCTACTTAATGGAGAAAGTAGAGCTGAAGGTAGATATGATATAGAAATAGAACAGGAGGATACTGAACTACCAACTTTGgaagaaataaacaaagcaattCAGTCTCTAGCCAGAAACAAGTTACCCGGAGCAGACAACCTAcccgcagaaatatttaaatgtggcggtcaaacatttgtaaccctTCTTCACAAACTACTAATATAG
- the LOC140452869 gene encoding uncharacterized protein: MSSKSSRHTVTILLYIPMPLKMLMKLPKLTSIYTAKLTAILNAINFVVENSIRNPVIITDFLSSVIALSNLYPCHPSLLLIKSALSQLQTMNINVNFVWIPSHIGIAGNEEVDSLAKLAISSPEAVEIRSIPHLDI; encoded by the coding sequence ATGTCCTCCAAGAGTTCAAGACATACAGTAACCATACtcttatatataccgatgcctctaaaaaTGTTAATGAAACTCCCTAAATTAACATCCATTTACACAGCCAAATTAACCGCTATTCtcaatgcaataaattttgtggtagaaAATAGTATCAGAAACCCTGTCATTATTACGGATTTCCTAAGTTCTGTAATTGCCCTAAGTAACTTATATCCTTGTCATCCAAGTCTACTACTTATTAAATCAGCATTAAGCCAACTGCAAACTATGAACATAAAtgtcaactttgtatggattCCTTCCCATATTGGAATTGCTGGTAACGAAGAAGTAGATTCCTTGGCAAAACTAGCAATCTCGAGTCCGGAAGCTGTAGAAATCAGAAGCATTCCACATCTAGATATATAA